Genomic DNA from Budorcas taxicolor isolate Tak-1 chromosome 5, Takin1.1, whole genome shotgun sequence:
AACCTGGCAGGCTTGAACCTTCTGGTATCCTCTTAAAGGTAACTTTACAGATCTCTGTTCTGATCCCCTAAAAGCTGATTCAGTTAAATCTCAGAAAGCAAGGTTGTTCTCAAGATCTTAGAGGGCACCTTGttacattcagtttttttttttttttccttaaaaataaataatacagtgtGTGGTCAGAGGTGAAAGATGGAAAGGTTTTGCATAGTTTTCCTAAGTTGGAAGCCTGCCAGTAATCGTGTTTCTGCCAGCTAAGCTAGAATGAATAAAACTATGCATAAGACACACACAGGCCTCTCGTCTGGAGAGCTCATATGTTATGTGTGTAAGAGGCTGGGAGAGATGGCGGACTTCACAGTGTTCAGACTATCTGACTGGGCAGGAAGTCCCGAATGGGCTGATGCCCTGTTGGGAAGGCTGGCTAGAGCTGGACTGTGGGAGAGGCTCATGGGCTGGGACCCATGTCTTGTGAAGAAGCAAAGACCAAGACCCTGCAAGGTCAATTCCCCAAGAGCAAGGGTCAGAAATACGATTCaaattttgtttgtgtgtgtgtgtgtgtgtgtgtgtgtgtgtgtgtgtgtgtgtttaaaattagGTCCCCTACTCCTCAACATGGAGAGAGCATTAAAATGTGACCCAGAATTCCTCTCCCCGGGAAGCCTCTGTGGTCAGCCTCTTACGTTTCATGGTGTCCATGATGTGGCGCTGTTGGAAGTTAGTCAGTTTGGATTCCTTCATCATCACTGCAAAACAAAGCACCTTGGTGAGGCTTCCTGGGCTGCAAGCAGACGCCTCATCTCACCCCACTGAAACTTAATACTGTATCGCCTCCTGCTCCCATTCTGGGTGCCTGAGtacttggcttgtgggatttgAGTTCcttgaacagggattgaacctgggcctcccagcaCTGAAAATactgagccctaaccactggaccacaagggaattcccttccttttctacatttttttccccctataccACTCATCACCATCTAAGTTCTATATaccttatttattatttgttactTTCCTACTAGAATATTAGCTCCAAGGGAACAataatttttgcttatttcttttctttaccgCTGTGTTTTCAGCACCCGGGATAATGTCTAAAGCACACAGTGGgctttaaaactatttttgttgagtgaatgaaacaGTGAATGAACAAGTATTCATTGAGCACGTGCCAGGGGCTGGAGCTACAAATGTGAGCCAAAACAGGCATCATGTCCTGATGGCGTTCATGAACTGAATGTTAATTCAATGTTAATTCAACGGAACACACTAGGTATCTGAGTACAGGTTGCACTAAGCCCAGTGAAGGAAAAGGTATTTGGTAGTGTGCAGactattaggagaaggcaatggcagcccactccagtactcttgcctggagaatcccatgggcagaggagcctgttgggctgctgctgtccatggggtccctaaaagtcggacacgactgagcgacttcactttcacttttcactttcatgcactggagaaggaaatggcaacccactctagtgttcttgcctggagaatcccagggacagaggagcctgttgggctgctgtttatggggttgcacagagttggacacgactgacgcgacttagcagtagcagtagcatcaGTGTGCAGACGCGTAACAGTTGGTTCCACTGCGGTGATGATGGGTGGAGAGGAAATAAGTCTTCCCTGGGGAAACTGAAAGTGTGATCTAAGGGGTTCATGGGAGTTAACCACTCTGAAATTCTTAGTTCTTTGACTTTGGGTCACTTCCAAGTTGTAGGACCTGGACGCCTGAACCTTTCTGAACTCCAGGCTTCTTATCTGTAAACTGAAAATACAATTACTAAGCCATAAGTCATGTAGGGGAGAACTGAGAAACAGGGTAACTGTGACCACCGCTCTTCTTGTGCCCTTTAATGCACTGACCTCTGAGCAGCTCGCAGGTCCCTGGGGTGTAAGTGGTCGGCTTGGGACAGCGCCAGAACCCTGTTCCTTTGGTCACCGTCTCCACCCTCTCCTGGGAAGCCATGGGAGGGCTCTGAAGAGGGAAAAACCCAATGAAACATTCCCGGTCTCCCAGATCCAATCTCTTCTCACACCCTCAACACCACCCAAAGTTTGGGAGCGGGTGTCGGGTCTCAAGAGATCGTGATGCCCCCTGTCAACATCGCGACAGTGCCCGATCCTCCCACCTCGAACAGATCCACTGGCAGATATATACACGCGAACAGAGACCTCATCCTGACCTGGCGCCTGTGGCAGGGAAGCCCCTCGGGAGGAAAGGGGAGTGAGGGTAGCCGTGCCCGTTGTGTGATACGCCCAAACGGGAAACCTCACCCTAAAGTAAGACCCCGGCTGGGTGGCCTCTCGCCCCACAGAGAGCGGCGGCTGGGCTCCGGAGATCGTAACCAAGGCTCTGAAGCAGCAGCCGCGCCTGGTCTCTCCCAGAAATACTTTTGAGATCTCAGCCACTAGAGCTTGCAGCGAGCGCAGCTCCGGCTACCATGGTAACGCAGGCAACGCTCCGCGCATGTGCTTATTTCTCGCCCCGCCTGCCTCCCGGAAGTGATTACCGCTAGGTCACGGCGCAGGCGCCGAGTACTCTTGGCATCGCGCGAGGCGGAGGTAGGCTGTTCGCCGGTCTCCGCGCGGGTTTGGGTCGCGGAACCCGGTGGCTGCTGCGCGGGCGTCATGTCAGACAACGAGGACAAGTGAGTGAGGGAGCGAAGTGACTTTTCCGAAGACTCAGAAGGGGCGGATGAAGCGGGAGCCAGGGTCGAAGGAAGTTGAGCCAGAGGTTTAGGACTGGGGGTGGTGAGGGGGTCCGcagagccggagaagggaaaggctgggaACTGGGAGCATAGACCCGGCCAGAGGCTGGGCGCGGAAAAGGCTCCGACTCGAGGGTCCAGAGAGGATCAGTGAAAAAGTGTCTTTCAGCAAACTTCCACTGAGTCGGGCTCTATGTCTGTACCAAATGTTGATTCAGCTGGGGTCTCTTTCTAGAAGAGGCCCATAGTTAAGATGAGGACGTCAGATGACTGATTTATTGAATGATTCACTGGTTAGGTGGATATTTATTGAGAGCCTCCTACGTATCACATGAGACTCAGATTTCTGCCCACTTTGATTCTAGTAAGTGATGCTCCAACTAACGGGCTTCTTACACTTGTTCAGTTTTGATGGAGACGACTTTGATGACGTGGAGGAGGATGAAGGGCTCGATGACTTGGAGAATGCCGAGGAGGTCAGTACTGAGCCTTGGGCTCCCCTCTCTGCAGCCCAACCTGCCAGATAGCCGGGCCAGTGATGGCCGACTGCATGCCTCTGCCTCCCGTTTGTGGTCAGGGTACTGCCAGTTAGAATGAGGGGAGATCTAGCCCTGGGTAGTGGAGGAGTCCTACAGGGTTGGCCCAAAGGCTTTTGTCCTCTTGGACCACAGAGCATGACTTCTGGGGCAGTTAGTTTACTCAGTTGAAATAGCCCCTTCATTCATTGTGCAGACATGTGGTGAGTGTTTATTATGTACCAGGAGCTCAGCAGGGTGGGCTAAATAAAGAGCAAGGGGGAGAGTGACCTGGGATAAGGCTGGAGAGGTGAGGGCCAAGATCAGCCAAGATTTTGTAGCCTAGGGGTAGCGGGAAGCCGCTGATAAGTTTTGGGGATCTGGGGAGTGGCATGATCCAGTGAGGAATGAGTTGGGTGAACCAAGAGTCAAAGAGAGCCCAATTAGAGTGCAATCCAGGTGACATCTGTAGCTTGCACTTGGGTGCTGGTAGTGTTAGTGATGAGAAAACAGATGAGAGATTTTGGTGGATTGGATGTGGGGCTGAGAAAGTGGGAGATGACGGGAATGACTCCCATGTCTCTCGCTTGAGCAGCTTGGTGGATGAGTTACTGGCGTCATAGATAAAATAGGGTCTTCTGTGCTGTGTGACTGGTGGAGGAAGAAGTGCTTTATGTCTTCTGGAGAGAgggatccttttattttttttagattggtAAGGTGAAGGCCCTCTTTTGTGTGGGTTTTCCTGTCTGCCTAACACTCTGAGGTTATCTGTTCACTGAGTCAGAAGCCTTCTTCTCGGTTCTTCTGATGCCTTTCCATCTCTCTCCTCTTGATTCTGCCTCCTCCATGTAGTTCAGTCCTGTTCCCATTTCTCTATTCCTAGTGCCTCAGCCTGGTTTAGATCCTTATTGGTTTTCATCCGCATTACTGCAGAAACTTGTTACCGGTTTTCCTGCCTTGAGTCTGCTGTTTGCCTTTCTGCTGCCAGAGTCGACTTTTTCTCCTACCCACATGATTGGTTACTATTGGTCTTGCTCAGTGTTCTCTCTGCTTCAGCCCTTAGCCTCTACAGAACATTCTTAACAGAGTATCCAGAGTGATCCTTTTAaatcttcagtcactctgtctctCCTCTGCTCAGAACCTGCGTCTGGTCACTTCTCATCTCATTCCGAATAAAAGCCAAGAACATGCACAAGGTCCTCCGCGATCCAACCGCCTGCTCCCTCTGTGCCCGTATCTCTTCTTGGCATCGCTGTcatgccagggaagttccagctCAGGACCTTTGACCGTGCTGTTCCTGCTTCCTTTTCCCTTAGTTTTGCACACAACCTGCTCCTCAGCCTCCTTCAGGTCTGTGTTACAGGTCACCCCAGTGAGGCCTTCCCTGGCCATTCAAATCACTgcattttctccttcctccagcaTCACCACTCGGACTCTCCCtgtctttcctctctgtttttaTACTGCACATTTTACTACTAATTTTATTATTGTTCATCTCACGgtattcctgggttggaagatccactggagaagggataggctacccactccagtgttcttcggcttccctggtggctcagctggtaaagaatccacctgcaatgcaggagacctgcctgggtttgatccctgggttgggaagatcccctggagaacggaatggctgcccactccaggattctggcctggagaattccacgaactgtatagtccgtggggtcacaaggagtcgtgcaggactgagtgactttcactttcactgtattatAATGTAAAGCTGTATGGGAGAAAGAACTTTCATCTGTCTTACTGCTCTGTGTCAAGCACTTAGAATGCTATCTGACAAagagtaagcactcagtaaatatttgttggctTAATTTTATATTACAGAGTTTATTCTCCTGTCTACCCCGCTTGCACCTTTTGGGCTTATCATACCCCATGATTAGGCATCCAGGCTGAGTACACTCTCTTCCCTCCTGTGTCTTTGCACATATGCAATTCAGCCTGTCTGGAatgcccttcctttctttccttgttaGCTTGGCAGCTCGTGCTCATCCTTGGAGACTAGCCCAAGTCTCATCTCTGGACTGTATTCCTAACCCCCAGGATGAGGTAGATGCCCCTCGCTTTCTTGTGTAGTTTGTGGCACACTGGCATGCTTTCATAGCACTTGATGTTTTGTTTACTCTTGCCTTTTCGCTGGACTGTGAATTCTTGGCGAGCAGAGACTCCGTCTCAGCACCTTTATCATGTCTGGCACATGACAGATGCTTAATAAGTggttattaaatatatacataggtAAAGATGGGGTGCTTCTTCCTCTTCCTAGCTTGGGTGAGGTTGTTCGTGCTCAAGGACTTCTTTGTATGGGGCCAACTGTCTCCGCTGGATGAGGCGGCTGGCTTTGGACTCCTGATCACGATTCCTCTTTCACTAGCTCTGAGACTTTGGCCACATTGGCTAACTGTCCAACCCTTTAAAATGAGCATTGTAATCCCCACTTGATAAGGTTTTTGTGAGGATTAGGCGAGGTGTTAATAAGGCAGTTGCGTGGTCACTGGCACGTAACAAGCAGCAGCATAGAGGCGCTCACAGTCACTGTTGTCGTTGtcctgcccctcacccccagtGATGCAGCCTGAgattttcccctcttttctgCCTTTGTGTCCAGGAGGGCCAGGAGAACGTTGAGATTCTCCCTTCTGGAGAGCGACCGCAGGCCAACCAGAAACGAATCACCACACCATATATGACCAAGTATGAGCGAGCCCGTGTGCTGGGCACCCGAGCCCTTCAGATTGCGTGAGTATGAGCCCTGTCACCATCGTGTCCTTTGATCAGGCCACAGGGAGCCTCCGAGCTGTTGATAATGGCCCGGCCTGGCAGCAGACCCGTCCCTTTCTCACTGGCTAAACGAAAGCGGCGCCATCCCCATGTGCCAGGCGCTGTGCTAGACCCCTGTTTTCGGGGAGATCGTTGGGGGAATAGGACATCAACAGTAGAGAGTAACCGTGAGTGTGCAGAGCGTGATGACCGCCTGTCAGGTGGGGGAGCGAAAATAAACGCAGTAAGATCAGACCTAGACCCTTGTGGGCTGGGTAGTTGGGGTGCCGCCACAGCTCCCGCTGGGCTTAAGGTGGTTCTTGAGTAGACTGGGGCCAGCCCAGGGGAGTGAGAGAGCCCTCCACGTTGAGGACGCACTAGGAATGTGGAAGCACAGAGCAGTGGTCGGGGGTGTGGGGGGTTGAAATTAGCAACCCTTCCTTTGTCTCCCAAGTTGGGAACTTGTTGAAGAACAACATGATTTGGGAGCCAGCCAGTAGCCAAGTCAGGTCAGGTCAAAATGTGCGATGCTCACATGTCCACCCATCAGCCACAGGCATTGCAGGGGTCAGAGGCCGTGTCTGCGGGGGCGTGGGCCTCGTGCAGAACAGATCCAAAAGCAGCCCCATGAGGGCAGGTGGCTTTGAGGAAGCAAGGGCTCTTGAAGAGGCTGGGCCACAGCTGCTGGCTttccctgccaggcttccctgtcagatgagctcctcctctgtcctggtGAGAGTTAAGTGGGAGGACACAGAGGGCAGGCGTGTTACTGTTGCTCTCATGGCAGGTCCTGCCCAGGGAAACAAGAGGCTGCAGAAAGGAGCCCTATCTCAGACTTCCTACCAGCTGCTGGGGGAAATGGTGGACACCTGAAGGAGGGGTGCTTCGAGAAGAGAGGAGTGGGAAACaggcttgaaagaaaagctggggTCAGAGTTGTGGGGTGATAAATATGCTAGGGGAGCGGTGATGCTCAATCTGTGTGCTCCCTGCCCGAAGTTTTCAAACAGTGTTGGACTTTATCTGTGGAGTGAAGGTGACCACTCGGTGGAGGGTCTTATTGGGGCGGGAAACCGTTGTCTTCACTCACTTGGCAGCAGGAGGCCTCCTGCCAGCCTGGTTGCACCCCTTGCTGGTCTGGGTGAGTTGAGAGCCACACCCCGTATGATGATTTCAGTGTTGCTGGGGTCAGGATCCTCTAGGCCTGCACCACAGGTATGGTCACTGCTGCCTACATTTGGCCATTTAAATTAAGTAAAACTAGATAGgagttcattggagaaggaaatggcaacccactccagtgttcttgcctggagaaacccagggacgggggagcctggtgggctgccgtctatggggttgcatagagtcggacatgactgaagtgacttagcaacagcagcagatagGAGTTCAGTGTTTCTGTCTCGTTAGTCACATTTCACGTGCCCAGTAGCCTCTGTGGCTACCGTGATAGGTAGCACAGATAGAGGACATTTCCATCCTTGTAGAGTGCTAGATGGGTGGCATTCATGTCTGCTGAACGTGACCCAGCAGGAAGAATAATTCataatctgttttttaaacaaataaagtgCATGCAAGTTAAAGTCTTTCAGCACCAAAAAAGATATTGTGCTCATGCCTTTTGGAGGTGTAAAGAGGATTAAAGACACAATTCCCTAGTCCTGTAGATCTTTACTGTCTAGTAGGGAAAGGGAGCCCGTTCTAAATACTCAGAACCCAAGGCAGACGAGGCTGATGCTttacaagagaaacaaaaggagagaagagaataaaGCAACGTGGTTTTGAAGGTCTCCTAGGTGCCAGAAAAAGCACTAGGAAAGTGAAGGCAGACGTGTGGATTGTGGTAGAGGAATGGCAAGCGCTTGGGGCACAAGACTGAAAAAGATGTCACTGGTCCCTTGAGTGACAAGTTGAGAAGATGGGCATGCGTTGGGTGGA
This window encodes:
- the POLR2F gene encoding DNA-directed RNA polymerases I, II, and III subunit RPABC2 isoform X2, whose product is MSDNEDNFDGDDFDDVEEDEGLDDLENAEEEGQENVEILPSGERPQANQKRITTPYMTKYERARVLGTRALQIAMCAPVMVELEGETDPLLIAMKELKARKIPIIIRRYLPDGSYEDWGVDELIITD